The Desulforegulaceae bacterium genome includes a window with the following:
- the lysS gene encoding lysine--tRNA ligase, whose amino-acid sequence MKYMSGKKDLLNQRREKNKTISDSGVNLYPNNFKVENTIGEIRSIIEQTPEKLGEEGLKFTIAGRMMAVNKFGKSSFARIKDGSGKIIQAYLAKNRIGEDSYSLFNQLDIGDIVGVSGPLFQTKTGEWTIYVGKFNLLSKSVRPLPEKFHGLKDPEKRYRRRYVDLIMNENVRNIFVTRAKIVQTIRNFLTEKNFLEVETPMMQPLAGGAEATPFVTHHNALDMKLYLRIAPELYLKRLVVGGFDRVFEINRNFRNEGVSTRHNPEFTMLEFYQAYSTYKDLMDLTEELFLKISKEVSDSPEVEYQGEKISFKSPWKRIPLTESLCEIAGMDKSILSDKEGLLKFAEEKGVAITKKDKIGKIITKLFESLVEPKLIQPTFVTDYPVEVSPLSRRNDENPEFTERFELFIGGREIANGFSELNDPDDQRERFLDQARKRDEGDLEAHMMDTDYVEALEYGMPPTAGEGIGIDRLVMLFTNAASIREVIFFPHMRPSSEQ is encoded by the coding sequence GTGAAATATATGAGTGGTAAAAAAGACCTTCTTAATCAAAGAAGAGAAAAAAATAAAACAATTTCCGATTCAGGAGTTAATCTCTATCCAAATAATTTTAAGGTTGAAAATACAATTGGTGAAATTCGTTCAATTATTGAACAAACTCCTGAAAAATTAGGTGAAGAAGGCTTGAAGTTCACCATTGCAGGAAGGATGATGGCTGTTAATAAATTTGGTAAGTCCTCTTTTGCAAGAATTAAAGATGGGAGCGGGAAAATAATCCAGGCCTATCTGGCAAAAAACAGGATTGGAGAGGATTCTTATTCTCTTTTCAATCAGCTTGATATTGGAGATATTGTGGGGGTTTCAGGTCCGCTTTTTCAAACAAAAACAGGAGAATGGACAATCTATGTTGGTAAGTTCAATCTTTTGTCAAAATCTGTCAGGCCTTTGCCTGAAAAATTTCATGGGCTAAAAGATCCTGAAAAAAGATACAGAAGAAGATATGTTGATCTTATTATGAATGAAAATGTGAGAAACATTTTTGTTACAAGAGCAAAAATAGTTCAGACCATAAGAAATTTTTTAACAGAAAAAAATTTTCTTGAGGTTGAAACTCCAATGATGCAGCCCCTTGCAGGTGGTGCTGAAGCCACTCCTTTTGTAACTCACCACAATGCTCTTGATATGAAACTTTACCTAAGAATCGCTCCTGAGCTTTATCTTAAAAGACTTGTTGTAGGAGGATTTGACAGAGTTTTTGAAATAAATAGAAATTTTAGAAACGAGGGCGTTTCCACTAGGCATAATCCTGAATTTACCATGCTTGAATTCTACCAGGCATACTCAACATATAAGGATTTAATGGATCTTACAGAGGAGTTGTTTCTTAAAATTTCAAAAGAAGTTAGCGACTCACCTGAAGTTGAATATCAGGGAGAAAAAATTTCTTTTAAATCTCCATGGAAAAGAATTCCTCTTACCGAATCTTTATGTGAAATTGCAGGCATGGATAAATCTATTCTTTCAGACAAGGAAGGTCTTTTAAAATTTGCTGAGGAAAAAGGAGTTGCAATTACTAAGAAAGATAAAATCGGCAAGATTATAACCAAGCTTTTTGAATCTTTGGTTGAACCCAAGCTTATCCAGCCTACTTTTGTAACAGACTATCCGGTTGAAGTATCTCCTCTATCAAGAAGAAACGATGAAAATCCTGAATTTACAGAAAGATTTGAGCTTTTTATAGGCGGAAGAGAAATTGCCAATGGATTTTCCGAGTTAAATGATCCAGATGATCAAAGGGAAAGATTCCTTGATCAGGCAAGAAAAAGAGATGAAGGGGATCTTGAGGCCCATATGATGGATACAGACTATGTGGAAGCTCTTGAATATGGAATGCCGCCTACAGCAGGGGAAGGTATTGGGATAGATCGTCTTGTTATGCTTTTTACCAATGCGGCTTCAATAAGGGAAGTTATTTTTTTCCCCCATATGAGACCATCTTCTGAACAATAA
- a CDS encoding ATP-binding protein translates to MTDKTKKLSFYEKSLSMRLKWLMFSRLVFSILVISGFYYFYLSGTSAFSQQMVGLYFFSAFIIVLTLFYSLIFNFVKNKFVFSTVQIIVDTFLVTLLIYFTGIYNNVFQFLYLVIILYSSAILFGAKPFWVAGIVSIQYGLLANLHFYGFIRCFFYESNSVDYEGPAIFFQVFIFILSSFAIAWLSSILSVQLKRARGELEKMDEYVERVKRLASAGEIASGFAHEVKNPMASLRGSIQLLISDIEKNRKDDVKKLGDIILRESGRLDQLVNDFLYFARPVGSQKQRLVPSLPIRDLLNLLGEDQAVKNRVQVVSKLDDQAVIEADPDHFRQIIWNILINASQACEGKGYISVRLKILKSLVYIIVEDSGRGVKKEIIEKIFDPFFSTKKSGSGLGLSIVARLVELNGGKIEIKNRENVSGLKVTLIFNRC, encoded by the coding sequence TTGACAGATAAAACTAAAAAACTAAGTTTTTATGAAAAAAGCCTAAGTATGCGGCTCAAATGGCTTATGTTTTCCAGGCTGGTTTTTTCAATTCTTGTTATTTCAGGATTTTATTATTTTTATCTTTCAGGAACCAGCGCTTTTTCCCAGCAGATGGTTGGCCTTTATTTTTTTTCAGCATTTATAATTGTTCTGACTCTTTTTTACTCTTTAATTTTTAATTTTGTAAAAAATAAATTTGTTTTTTCCACAGTTCAAATAATTGTGGACACATTTCTTGTCACACTTCTTATTTATTTTACAGGAATCTATAATAATGTTTTTCAGTTTCTCTACCTTGTGATTATCCTTTATTCTTCAGCAATTTTGTTTGGAGCAAAGCCTTTTTGGGTAGCTGGAATTGTAAGTATCCAATATGGGCTTTTGGCCAATCTTCATTTTTATGGTTTTATTCGATGTTTTTTTTATGAATCAAATTCTGTCGATTATGAAGGCCCAGCAATATTTTTTCAGGTTTTTATTTTCATTCTCTCGTCTTTTGCAATTGCCTGGCTTTCAAGTATTTTGTCTGTTCAGCTGAAAAGGGCAAGGGGGGAACTTGAAAAAATGGACGAATATGTTGAAAGAGTCAAAAGGCTTGCAAGTGCAGGAGAAATTGCATCAGGCTTTGCCCATGAAGTTAAAAACCCAATGGCATCCTTAAGAGGTTCTATTCAGCTTTTAATTTCAGATATTGAAAAAAATAGGAAGGATGATGTAAAAAAACTTGGAGACATAATTTTAAGGGAATCAGGAAGGCTTGATCAGCTTGTAAATGATTTTTTGTATTTTGCAAGACCGGTTGGAAGCCAGAAGCAAAGACTAGTGCCTTCACTTCCAATAAGAGATTTATTAAATCTTCTTGGAGAAGATCAAGCTGTAAAAAATAGAGTTCAAGTTGTTTCAAAGCTTGATGATCAAGCAGTAATTGAAGCAGATCCTGACCATTTTAGGCAAATAATATGGAATATTCTTATAAATGCCTCCCAAGCTTGTGAAGGGAAGGGGTATATTTCAGTTAGACTTAAAATATTAAAAAGTCTTGTATATATTATTGTAGAAGACTCGGGCAGGGGAGTCAAAAAAGAGATAATTGAAAAGATTTTTGATCCGTTTTTTTCAACCAAAAAAAGTGGAAGCGGACTTGGCCTTTCAATTGTTGCTAGACTAGTTGAACTGAATGGGGGAAAAATTGAAATTAAAAACAGGGAAAATGTTTCCGGGCTCAAGGTTACCTTGATTTTTAATCGTTGCTGA
- a CDS encoding type II secretion system F family protein, which translates to MPVYIWKGKNRKNRTIKGEMEGSSADAVRSRLLKQRITPKSVKPKPKDLFENIEFLQPKVETKDVIVFCRQFSTMIDAGVPVVQCLDILSSQEENPTFKKVLKSIKESVESGDTLANAMKKHPKVFNSLFINMVAAGEAGGILDEILRRVSAYMEKAAKLKAQVKGAMTYPLVTIIIAFVVVAVILVFVIPVFEKMFAEMGQSLPAPTQFVINASDFVQGNIWYILGGIAAFIFIFKRVYKTKRGNYFIDDILLKLPVIGILIKKVAVANFTRTMGTMLASGVSILDALDIVAKTSGNAIVEESVLDVKDAISEGRTMAEPLVESGVFPTMVCSMISVGEQTGALESMLAKIADFYEEEVDQAVENLTSLIEPFMISFLGIVVGGLVVSMYLPVFQMAGGIA; encoded by the coding sequence ATGCCTGTATATATCTGGAAAGGTAAAAACAGAAAAAACAGAACAATTAAAGGCGAAATGGAAGGCTCCAGTGCAGATGCCGTTCGTTCAAGGCTTTTGAAACAGAGGATAACTCCTAAAAGCGTAAAGCCAAAGCCAAAGGACCTTTTTGAAAACATTGAATTCCTTCAACCCAAGGTGGAAACAAAGGATGTGATAGTGTTTTGTCGTCAGTTTTCAACCATGATTGATGCTGGAGTTCCTGTAGTTCAATGCCTTGACATTCTTTCTTCCCAGGAGGAAAATCCAACCTTTAAAAAAGTTTTGAAAAGTATAAAAGAGTCTGTTGAAAGCGGAGATACTCTTGCAAATGCCATGAAAAAACATCCTAAAGTTTTTAACAGTCTTTTTATAAATATGGTTGCAGCTGGAGAGGCCGGCGGTATTCTTGATGAAATTTTGAGAAGGGTTTCAGCCTATATGGAAAAAGCTGCCAAACTTAAAGCCCAGGTAAAAGGTGCTATGACTTATCCTCTGGTTACTATAATTATCGCCTTTGTTGTTGTAGCTGTAATTCTTGTTTTTGTAATTCCTGTTTTTGAGAAAATGTTTGCTGAGATGGGTCAAAGTCTCCCGGCTCCCACTCAGTTTGTAATAAATGCAAGTGACTTTGTTCAGGGTAATATCTGGTATATTCTCGGGGGTATAGCTGCTTTTATTTTTATATTTAAAAGAGTCTATAAAACTAAAAGAGGCAATTATTTTATAGATGACATCCTATTAAAACTTCCTGTTATAGGTATTTTGATAAAAAAAGTTGCTGTTGCAAACTTTACAAGAACAATGGGTACTATGCTTGCCTCCGGGGTTTCTATTCTTGATGCCCTTGATATTGTTGCAAAAACTTCTGGCAATGCAATTGTTGAGGAATCTGTGCTTGATGTAAAAGATGCTATTTCTGAGGGTCGTACAATGGCTGAACCCCTTGTGGAAAGCGGTGTTTTTCCCACAATGGTTTGCTCTATGATTTCAGTAGGTGAACAAACAGGGGCTCTTGAAAGTATGTTGGCTAAAATAGCCGATTTTTACGAAGAAGAAGTTGATCAGGCCGTGGAAAACCTTACTTCTCTTATTGAACCTTTTATGATTTCCTTTCTTGGTATTGTTGTTGGCGGGCTAGTGGTTTCAATGTATCTTCCTGTCTTTCAGATGGCAGGAGGGATTGCCTGA